CGATCGGCTCGAGCGGCTGCCCGCCGACGATCAGGCGCATCCCCGAGAGCACCCGGACGTCGCCGTGGTAGAGGCCGTGCACAGGCAGTGCTCCGAGCGCACCCTCGTCGTCCGACCAGAGCTGGGTGGGGGCCCGCAGCAGCACGACGGCGTCGTGCAGGAGGGGCTGTCGAGGCGGGCTGGGGCGGTCGTCGTGCTCGGTCGTCACGGTCGACTCCTCACTGGATCGTCGGGACTGGATCGTGCGGTCGGGCCGCGCCCGGCACGGGCGCCCGGAGCCGCGTGGTTGACAGGCGGGGCGTCGGAGGTAACATTACCCACAGAATTTGATCGATCAAATCCCGGATCGCCGCAGATTTGAACGTTCACATCACCGAGATCCCGTCGAGGAGGACGCATGGCACTGCCGACCGTCGAGGACGTCGCCCGCGCGGCCGGCGTCTCGCGTCAGACCGTCTCCAACGTCCTCAACAGCCCGCACATCGTGCGCGAGAGCACCCGCGAGCGCGTCGAGAAGGCGATCGGCGACCTCAACTACCGGCCCCACGCCTCCGCCCGGCGCCTGCGCACCCGCAAGTCGGGGACGATCGGCGTGCGGATGGACCGCGTGCTCGACGGCATCTCGGGCAGCCTCCTCGACCGCTTCCTGCACGCCGTCACCGAGCAGGCCGACAGGCGGGGCATGCGCATCCTGCTCTACACGGCCGCGAGCCCCGAGGAGGAGATCGAGCGCATCGGCAAGCTGCGCGACGGGGCCGACGTCGACGCGTTCGTGCTCACCTCGACCTTCTACGGCGACCCGCGCACCGCCTGGCTCACGGAGCAGGGCGTGCCGTTCGTCACCTTCGGCCGGCCCTGGGGACTCGACGACCAGGGCGAGCCGCAGCACCTGTGGGTCGATGTCGACGGCGCCTCCGGGGTCGCGCAGGCCACCGAGCATCTCGCCGACGCGGGCTGCACCCGCATCGCCTTCTTCGGCTGGCCCGGCGGATCGGCGACCGGCGACGACCGGCGCAGCGGCTGGGAGCGCGTGCTCGCCGAGCGCTTCCCGGACGCTCCCCGCCTGACCGCCACGGCGGAGGACGACGTGCAGCAGGCGCGTGCCGCGGCGATCGACCTCCTCCGCGGAAGGCCGGAGATCGACGGCCTGGTCTGCGTCTCGGACTCGCTCGCGCTCGGCGCCTCGATGGCCGCCGTCGCCGTCGGGCGGGCCGACCTGCCCATCGTCGGCTTCGACAACACCCCGGTCGCGGCCGCGGTCGGCCTTCCGAGCGTCGAGCAGGACCTCGTCGCGGTCGCCTCCGGTGCCCTCGAGCTGCTGCTCGGCGAGCAGGGCGACGACGTCGTCCACCGCTCCCTCGCGCCCGGAGAGGCGCACCGCCTCATCACCCCGCACCTCGTCGTGCGCACCCCCGCCCACCACCCCGAGAGCTGACGTCGGAGCATCGACGCCGGACGCCCCCGTTCCCCCACGAAAGGTCAGGCAATGACATCCACCCACCGAGCGGCACGCTGGGGTGCCGCCCTCCTCGCGACCGGTCTGACGGTCTCGCTCGCCGCGTGCTCGAGCCCGGGAGGCGGCGCCTCCGACGACTCCGCCGGGCTCACCGTCATGATCGGCTCGTCCGGCGACGCCGAGACCACCGCGGTCACCGACGCCGTGAACGCCTGGGGCGAGGAGAACGGCACGGCCGTCGAGGTCGTCGCCGCGAGCGATCTCACGCAGCAGCTCGGCCAGGGCTTCTCCGGCGGCAACCCGCCCGACCTCTTCTACATGAGCTGGGACCAGTTCCAGACCTACGCGAGCAACCGCTATCTCGAGCCCTACGCGCAGGACGCGGGCAACGCCGACGCCTTCTACCCCGCCCTGCGCGATGCGTTCACCTACGACGACCAGTTCTACTGCGAGCCCAAGGACTTCTCGACGCTCGGCCTCGTCATCAACACCGACCTGTGGGCGGCCGCCGGTCTCACCGACGCCGACGTCCCCACCGACTGGGCCTCGCTCGAGTCGGCGGCGCAGAAGCTGACCGCGAACGGCGTCACCGGTCTCTCGTTCGGCGCGGAGTACGCGCGCATCGGCACCTTCATGAACCAGGCCGGCGGCTCGCTGCTGTCCGAGGACGGCGAGACCGTCACCGCCGACACTCCGGAGAACGTCACCGGGCTCACCGAGGTCAAGAAGCTGCTGACCGACGGGACGCTGAAGTTCCCGGCCGACCTCGACTCCGGCTGGTCGGGCGAGGCGTTCGGCAAGGGCGCCGCCGCGATGGTCATCGAGGGCCCGTGGATCAACGGAGCACTCGAGGCCGACTACCCCGACGTGAAGTACACGGTCGCCGAGCTGCCCGCGGGCCCCGGCGGGAAGTCGACCTTCACCTTCAGCAACTGCTGGGGCATCCCCGCAGGCAGCGACACCGCCGATCAGGCCGAGTCGCTCGTGACCGCGCTGACCACGGACGAGCAGCAGCTCGCGTTCGCGGACGCGTTCGGCGTCATCCCGTCGACCGAGACGGGTGCCGCGGCGTACGCCACCGAGTACCCGGAGAACGCCGCCTTCGTCTCGGGCAACGACTACGCCGTCAGCCCGGTCGCCTTCGCCGGCGCCGCGACCGTGATCACCGACTTCAACTCGGCCCTCGAGGGCCTGGCGACGGGCGATCCGGAGGCGATCCTCGCGGATCTGCAGACCAACCTGCAGGACGCGCTCGACACCGCGAACGCGCAGTAGCGCAGGGCGCGGGAGGCGGCGGCGCGTCTCCCGCCTCCCTGTGCGATCTGCAGGGGTTCCGCGCGATCCCGCGCCGTTCGCCGCGAGGGACCGCGATCCTCCGGCCGATCCCCTGCAGATCGCACACCTGCCTCCTGCAGATCGCACACCTGCCTCCTGCAGATCGCACCCCCGCAGCCCCACCCGACCCCGCACGACCGTCGAAGGAGACGCATTCGATGAGCACCACCGCGACCGCGCGGAGCCGCCGCTCCGGCATCCGCGGGCACGAGGCCCGCTACGGCTGGCTCTTCACCCTCCCCGCGATCATCGTCGTCGGCGTGTTCCTCGTCGTCCCGATCGGCCTCGCTCTCTGGGTGAGCGTCAGCAACTGGAACGGCCTCGGCTCGCCCCTCGGGCCGACCGCGCAGTTCGTCGGCACCGACAACTACCGGGCGGTGCTCGTGGACTCCGGCCTCGCGCAGAAGGACTTCGGCACCGCGATCCGCAACAACGTCTACTACGTGCTGCTCGTGGTGCCGCTGCAGACGGCGCTCGCTCTGTTCCTCGCGGTGCAGGTCAACCGCCGCGTGCTGCGCGGGCGGGGCTTCTTCCGCACCGCGTTCTACTTCCCCTCCGTCACCTCGTCGATCGCGATCACCGTGATCTTCCTGTTCCTCTTCAGCGCCTCCGGTGTCGTCAACGCGGTGCTCGGCTGGTTCGGTGCCGACGGGCCCACCTGGATGGCCGACCCGACCGGCGTGCTGCACACCGTGCTCGGCGCCGTCGGCGTCGACGGCTCGTGGTTCGCGGGCGGAGCGCCGCTCGGCCTCACCTGGTGGGACTGGCTCTCGGGCCCCTCCGTCGCGATGTGCGTGCTGATCACGATGGCGATCTTCACCACGTCGGGCACCTTCATGCTGCTGTTCCTCGCGGCGCTGCAGAACATCGGAGCCGAGATCGACGAGGCGGCGCTCATGGACGGCGCAGGGCCCCTCCGCAAGTTCTTCTCGGTGACCCTGCCGATGCTCAAGCCCACGCTCTTCACCGTGCTGACGCTCGGCCTCATCGGCACCTGGCAGGTGTTCGACCAGATCTACCTCACCGGAGGCGGGTCACCAGGCAAGACGCTGCTCACGCCCGCCTACCTCGCCTACGAGTCGTCGTTCACCGACCTCCGCTGGGGCCAGGGCGCGGCGATCGCCTTCATCCTGTTCTTCATCATCGTCGTCCTGACGCTGCTGCAGCGCGCGATCCTCCGCGAGAAGGGCGAGCCGAGCGCCCGCCGCACCCGCCGGGCCGCCCGTGCCGACGCCGCGACGACCCTCACCACGGGAGGCGTGCGATGAGCACCCTGGTCGACTCCGACACGCGCACGGAGGCGGAGCCGCCGCCGTCGACGCCCCTCCCGCACCGCCGCGTCCAGCTCGGCGCCCGCGGCCGCGCGTCGCTGATCGGCGGCTACCTGCTGCTGATCGGACTGGCGCTGGTCTACATCTACCCGTTCCTGATCTCGGTCGCGTCGTCGTTCAAGACCGATGCCGACGCGACCTCGAACCCGCTGTCGCTGCTGCCGGCGACCTGGTCGTTCGCCTCGTACGAGCGGCTCTTCACCGACGTGCCGCTGCCGCTGTGGACCCTCAACTCGGTGATCGTGACCCTCTTCGTCACCGTGGGCCGCGTCTTCTTCGACTCGCTCGCCGGCTACGCGCTCTCGCGGCTGCGCTTCCGCGGGCGCGGACTGCTGTTCGCCCTGTTCATCGGGGTGATGAGCGTCCCCGGAGTGGTGCTGCTCATCCCGCGCTTCCTGATCCTCAAGCAGCTCGGCCTCTACGACAGCTACGCGGGGATGATCGTGCCGCTGATCGTGGACGCGGCGGGCATCTTCATCATGAAGCAGTTCTTCGACTCGATCCCCGCCTCCATCGAGGAGGCGGCTCGGATCGACGGCGCCGGGGTGTTCCGCACGTTCCGCTCGATCGTGGTGCCGATGGCGCGGCCGGCGATCGTCACGCTGTTCATCCTGTCGTTCCAGGGCTCGTGGAACGAGTTCTCGCACTTCGTGGTGTCGCGGCAGTCGCCGGAGCTCAACACGCTGACCACCGGAGTCGCGTCGCTCGTCTCGGGGCAGCTGGGCACGGGCAACCAGTACCCGCTGCAGCTCGCGGCGGCGGTGCTGATGTCGATCCCGGTGGCCGTGCTGTTCTTCGTCTTCCAGAAGCGGATCATGAACACGACCGAGGGCGCCGAGAAGGGCTGAGCACGACGCGTCGGCACCGAGGGAACCGTGAACCGTCGAGGGAGCCCGCCGTGGAGGGCGGTCTCGACGGTCCAGGGTTCCCTGGATTCGAGGAAGTGACGGTGCACGCGGAGGGTGCCTCCGAAGGCAGGCGTCCGCCGCACTCACCTCCCTGTGCCGCGCGGAATCGAGGCTGAGGTGACTCGGGTCGCTTCTGAGAGGCGGATGCGCACTCACGACCTCGGTTCTGTGCGGGCGACGGACGACGAAGGGGGCGCCCCGCCGCAGCGGAGCACCCCCTTCGGACCGTGGGGCTCTACTTGGCGAGGAACTCGAGGACGACCCGGTTCCACTCCTCGGCGTGGCTCACGTTGACGCCGTGCGGGGCGCCCGCGACGACGTGCAGCTCGGAGCCGGGGATCGCGGCGTGCGTGCGCGCGCCGGAGCCCTCGAAGGGCACGGTCGCGTCGCCGTCGCCGTGGATGACCAGCGCGGGGACCGAGACCTTCGGCAGGTCCTCACGGAAGTCGGTGGTCGCGAACGCGGTCATGCAGGCCAGCGCGGCGTGCTTCGAGGACTGCTCGGCGAGAGCGAGCGCGTCCTGGCGCTGCGCCTCCGTCACCTTCAGCTCGCCGTCGACCGAGAAGAACTCGGTCGTGAACTGCTCGTAGAAGTCGTCCTGGCTCTTGGTGAGGCCGGCGGTCATCTCGGCGGCCTGCGACTTCTCGAGCGGGCCCTCCGGGTTGTCGTCGGTCTTCATCAGGTACGGCGGCACCGCGGAGGCGAAGACGACGCTGCGCAGGCGCTCGGCGCCGTACTTCGAGAAGTAGCGGGCGACCTCGCCGCCGCCCATCGAGAAGCCGACGAGCGTGACGTCCTGCAGGTCGAGCCCGGTGAGCAAGGTGTGCAGGTCCTCGGTGAGGGTGTCGTAGGTGTAGCCGGTCAGCGGCTTGTCGCTGCGTCCGAAGCCGCGGCGGTCGTACGTGACGACGCGGTAGCCGGCGGCCGCGAAGGCCGGGACCTGCTCGCTCCACGACTCGCCCGAGAGGGGCCAGCCGTGGATCAGGACGACGGGGCGGCCGGAGCCGCCGGTGTCGTCGACGTGCAGGTCGGTGTCCTTGAAGAGTCCGTGGTGGGCGGTGATCTCTGCCATGAGTCGTGCTCCTTCCGGCGCCGTGCCTCGGCGTCGTGGTGTGATTCGGCGAGCATCGCGACGCGGATGGGGAGGACGCTGGGAGGGGAGGGACCCTTGACAGCCCCTCCCCGCACTGCCTACGCGATCGCGTCGACCGCGGCGAGGATCTCGTCGGTCTCGGTGCGCGTCGTGTAGTCGACGTGCACGTCGGCGAAGCGGACGACGCCGGCCTCGTCGAGCACCAGGACCGTCGGGAACGGGATCGCGGCGGTGTCGTCGGCGTTCGAGTCCTTGACCGCGAAGCCGAGCTCCGTGTGCGCATCGACGGCGGCGTCGCTCGGCGCGGTCACGATGCCCAGCTCGCCCGCGAGCACGTTGCCCGGGTCGGAGACGACGGTGAAGCCGAGCTCGCCGTCGCCCACCGACGCGGAGCGGTCGGCCGTCTGCGGGCTCACGGCGACCAGCGCGACTCCGCGCTCCTCGAGCGCCGGGGCGAGGGTGGCGCTGTAGTGGCGCAGGGTGATGTTGCAGTAGGGGCACCAGGCGCCGCGGTAGAACACGAGAACGGCGGGCCCTCTGCCCAGGACGGAGGCGAGGTGGACGGTGTCGCCGTCCACGGTCACGACCGTCGCGCTCGGCAGTCGGTCACCCGCCGCGACGGCATCCGAGGGGACCCCGCTCGAGACCAGGTCGGCCTGCTCGGCTGCGAAGACCGCGGCGAGCTCGTCGCCGATCGCCTCGGTGAAGCCGGTCGTGAACTCGGCGGACTGGGCGCCGATCGTCGAGGTGGTCTGCTCCGTGGGCATCGTCGTCTCCGTCCGGGCGGCCGTCGTTCGGCCGTTCCCGGCGCGATCGTAGGATCGGCGCCTCCGAGATGCCCCCGGAAGGGTCACACTTCGTCACGGAGCCGAGCCGGCCAGCACGGCGGCGAGGAGGCTCTCCAGCGCGCTGCCGAGGCCGGCCCGGCTCGGCTCCTCGGGATCGAGGGCGCCGTCGAGGATCGCGTTGGCGGTCGCGACGAGCACCGGGAGCGCCGGGGACGAGCGGACGGCGCGCTCGGGGGAGGGGCCGGGCGGGCGGATCAGCAGCTCGATCCGCGCACTCGGGGCTCCGGTCGTGAGGGTCGCGGAGGCGGGGAGCGCCGCGAACCGGCCCCTGCCGACCGAGGCGATCGCCCCGCCCGGCGTCTCGAACGCGACGACGCCCTCGAGGGGGATCACGACGAGGACCGCGCCCGCGTCGGAGCCGGACCGGTGGAGCGCCGCGGCGGTGTGCCACATCCTGCGGAGGACCACCTCCGGGGCCGCCCACTCCTGCGCGACGAGGGCGAGGGCGGCGGCCGGGTCGGCCAGCACCCCCCGCGCCTCCAGCCACTCGCGAGCGGCGGAGCCGCGCAGCGGCGTCACGCCCGCACCCCGGGGCCGATCGGCGGCGCTGCCGCGAGGTGCACTGACACGATGGCTCCCTGACGAGTCGAGGTACCGCAGATGAGGAACCGTCAGTTTAGCGCCGACCTCCGACACGATGCCCCCGCGAACGCACGAGATGCCGCCCTGGTCGCGCGGAACGCGACCGGAACGGCATCTCGGGAGGGGGAGTGCGGGCTACTGGAATCCGCCCCCGCGGTCCTCCGGGTCCTCGATCGGATCGGAGTCGGGCGTGTCGAGCGTGTAGGTCACGTGGACCGACTCGCCGACCTCCTTCGCGGTGACGGAGGTGTAGACCAGGTGCGTCTCCTGGCCGTCGACGGCCGCATAGACGTCGACCTCCTTCTCGTAGCCGCCTGCGGTGCTGACACGGGTCTCGGTCTGGCCGTCGAACGGCCCGCCCTGGAAGAAGGCGAGATAGCTCTCGCCCTCGGAGAGTTCGCGGATGTCGTTGCTCATGCCCCTAGTCCTACCACTGCAGGCGGAGCATCCGCCCGGCCTTGCCCTCGGCCTACGGTGGGGACATGACCGTCGTCCGCGCCGAGCCGCTCGAGATCCTCCGCCGCCGCACGAGTGCGAAGTGGCGGCTGTTCCCCGACGACGTGCTGCCGCTGTTCGTCGCCGAGACCGACTACCCGATCGCGCCGGCGATCGCCGAGCGCCTCGTGGAGCGGGTGCGCGCCTCCGACACCGGCTACGCCTTCGGCCCGGGGCCCCTCGCGGAGGCGTTCGCCGGGTTCGCCGAGCGGCGCTGGGGCTGGCGGGTCGATCCGGAGCAGGTGCGGAGTGCCACCGACGTGAGCGTCGCGATCACGGAGGTGCTGCGCGTGCTCCTCGCACCGGCGAGCCGCGTCGTGATCACCCCGCCGGTGTACGCGCCGTTCTTCGAGCTGATCCCGGAGGCGGGGCACGAGGTGCTCGAGGTCGCGCTGCTCGAGGAGTCGGGGGCGTACCGCCTCGACCTCGCCGGCATCGAGCGGGCCTTCCGCGCCGGGGCCGCGGCGATCCTGCTCTGCAACCCGCACAACCCGCTCGGGCTCGCGCACTCCGCGTCCCAGCTCGCCGAGCTCGCGGCGCTCGCCGAGGAGCACGGCGCACTGGTCGTCTCGGACGAGATCCACGGGCCGCTCGCGCGCACCGAGCGCGGCTTCACCCCGTTCCTCGCCGTGTCGGAGGCGGCGCGGGTCGGCGTCTGCCTCACCTCCGCGAGCAAGGGCTGGAACCTGGCCGGACTCAAGTGCGCGCTGATCGTGACGGCCGACGCGCGGCTCCGCTCGGCGCTCGGGGCGCTGCCGGAGGAGGTCGCGTGGCGGACGGGGCTGCTCGGCCTGCACGCGAGCGTCGCGGCGTTCGAGGAGGCAGAGGACTGGCTCGACGGGGTCCTCGCCGCGATCGACGAGAGCGCGGAGCTGCTCGGGACGCTGCTCGCCCGGCTCCTGCCCGCCGCCCGCTACCGCCGGCCGAGCGCGGGCTACCTCGCGTGGATCGACCTGCGCGAAGCGGGGCTCGGCGACGACCCGGCCGCGGTGATCCTCGAGCGGGCGCGCGTCGCGCTCTCGCCGGGCGTCGACTTCGGCCGTGAGGGGCGCGGCTTCGTCCGCCTCAACCTCGCCTGCTCGCCCGAGGTGCTGGAGGAGGCCGTGACGCGCGTCGCCGGCATCGGGCCGGGACGTGCGAGAACGTAGGATGACGGGGATGACGATCGGACGCCGCACCTTCCTGTCGGGAGCCGCCACGGGCGTCGGCCTCCTGGTCCTCGCGGGGTGCACGCCGCCGCGTCCGACGCCGACCCGCTCGGTCACCAAGGCGCCCGTCCCGACGCCGAGCACTACGGCGGTCCCGACCCCTGCCGCCTTCGTGCGCTCCACCTGGGGCACCGACCCGTACGCGCTGGGCTCCGCCTCCTACCTCCCCGTCGGGGCGACGCCCGAGCACCGCGACGACCTCGCGCAGAACGTGCTCGACCGGCTCTTCTTCGCGGGCGAGGCCACCGACACCGAGGCCCCCGCGACGCTCCAGGGCGCCTGGAACTCCGGCGTCCGCGCGGCCGGCGAGATCGCCGCGATCGCGGCCGAGGGCGAGCGCATCGCGATCATCGGCGCGGGCCTGGCGGGTGCGGTCGCGGCGAGGCGCCTCGTCGACGCCGGCTACGACGTGACGCTCGTCGAGGCGCGGGAGCGGGTCGGCGGGCGCATCCAGACGTCGACCCCCGACGGCTGGCCCATCGCGGTCGACTCCGGAGCCTGGGCGCTCACGGGAGCCGGCCCCTCGCTGCGGGAGAGCGCGCTCGACGCG
The genomic region above belongs to Rathayibacter sp. VKM Ac-2759 and contains:
- a CDS encoding alpha/beta hydrolase; this encodes MAEITAHHGLFKDTDLHVDDTGGSGRPVVLIHGWPLSGESWSEQVPAFAAAGYRVVTYDRRGFGRSDKPLTGYTYDTLTEDLHTLLTGLDLQDVTLVGFSMGGGEVARYFSKYGAERLRSVVFASAVPPYLMKTDDNPEGPLEKSQAAEMTAGLTKSQDDFYEQFTTEFFSVDGELKVTEAQRQDALALAEQSSKHAALACMTAFATTDFREDLPKVSVPALVIHGDGDATVPFEGSGARTHAAIPGSELHVVAGAPHGVNVSHAEEWNRVVLEFLAK
- a CDS encoding aminotransferase class I/II-fold pyridoxal phosphate-dependent enzyme, which produces MTVVRAEPLEILRRRTSAKWRLFPDDVLPLFVAETDYPIAPAIAERLVERVRASDTGYAFGPGPLAEAFAGFAERRWGWRVDPEQVRSATDVSVAITEVLRVLLAPASRVVITPPVYAPFFELIPEAGHEVLEVALLEESGAYRLDLAGIERAFRAGAAAILLCNPHNPLGLAHSASQLAELAALAEEHGALVVSDEIHGPLARTERGFTPFLAVSEAARVGVCLTSASKGWNLAGLKCALIVTADARLRSALGALPEEVAWRTGLLGLHASVAAFEEAEDWLDGVLAAIDESAELLGTLLARLLPAARYRRPSAGYLAWIDLREAGLGDDPAAVILERARVALSPGVDFGREGRGFVRLNLACSPEVLEEAVTRVAGIGPGRART
- a CDS encoding LacI family DNA-binding transcriptional regulator; translation: MALPTVEDVARAAGVSRQTVSNVLNSPHIVRESTRERVEKAIGDLNYRPHASARRLRTRKSGTIGVRMDRVLDGISGSLLDRFLHAVTEQADRRGMRILLYTAASPEEEIERIGKLRDGADVDAFVLTSTFYGDPRTAWLTEQGVPFVTFGRPWGLDDQGEPQHLWVDVDGASGVAQATEHLADAGCTRIAFFGWPGGSATGDDRRSGWERVLAERFPDAPRLTATAEDDVQQARAAAIDLLRGRPEIDGLVCVSDSLALGASMAAVAVGRADLPIVGFDNTPVAAAVGLPSVEQDLVAVASGALELLLGEQGDDVVHRSLAPGEAHRLITPHLVVRTPAHHPES
- a CDS encoding sugar ABC transporter permease, producing MSTTATARSRRSGIRGHEARYGWLFTLPAIIVVGVFLVVPIGLALWVSVSNWNGLGSPLGPTAQFVGTDNYRAVLVDSGLAQKDFGTAIRNNVYYVLLVVPLQTALALFLAVQVNRRVLRGRGFFRTAFYFPSVTSSIAITVIFLFLFSASGVVNAVLGWFGADGPTWMADPTGVLHTVLGAVGVDGSWFAGGAPLGLTWWDWLSGPSVAMCVLITMAIFTTSGTFMLLFLAALQNIGAEIDEAALMDGAGPLRKFFSVTLPMLKPTLFTVLTLGLIGTWQVFDQIYLTGGGSPGKTLLTPAYLAYESSFTDLRWGQGAAIAFILFFIIVVLTLLQRAILREKGEPSARRTRRAARADAATTLTTGGVR
- a CDS encoding peroxiredoxin-like family protein — translated: MPTEQTTSTIGAQSAEFTTGFTEAIGDELAAVFAAEQADLVSSGVPSDAVAAGDRLPSATVVTVDGDTVHLASVLGRGPAVLVFYRGAWCPYCNITLRHYSATLAPALEERGVALVAVSPQTADRSASVGDGELGFTVVSDPGNVLAGELGIVTAPSDAAVDAHTELGFAVKDSNADDTAAIPFPTVLVLDEAGVVRFADVHVDYTTRTETDEILAAVDAIA
- a CDS encoding extracellular solute-binding protein, which encodes MTSTHRAARWGAALLATGLTVSLAACSSPGGGASDDSAGLTVMIGSSGDAETTAVTDAVNAWGEENGTAVEVVAASDLTQQLGQGFSGGNPPDLFYMSWDQFQTYASNRYLEPYAQDAGNADAFYPALRDAFTYDDQFYCEPKDFSTLGLVINTDLWAAAGLTDADVPTDWASLESAAQKLTANGVTGLSFGAEYARIGTFMNQAGGSLLSEDGETVTADTPENVTGLTEVKKLLTDGTLKFPADLDSGWSGEAFGKGAAAMVIEGPWINGALEADYPDVKYTVAELPAGPGGKSTFTFSNCWGIPAGSDTADQAESLVTALTTDEQQLAFADAFGVIPSTETGAAAYATEYPENAAFVSGNDYAVSPVAFAGAATVITDFNSALEGLATGDPEAILADLQTNLQDALDTANAQ
- a CDS encoding carbohydrate ABC transporter permease, whose protein sequence is MSTLVDSDTRTEAEPPPSTPLPHRRVQLGARGRASLIGGYLLLIGLALVYIYPFLISVASSFKTDADATSNPLSLLPATWSFASYERLFTDVPLPLWTLNSVIVTLFVTVGRVFFDSLAGYALSRLRFRGRGLLFALFIGVMSVPGVVLLIPRFLILKQLGLYDSYAGMIVPLIVDAAGIFIMKQFFDSIPASIEEAARIDGAGVFRTFRSIVVPMARPAIVTLFILSFQGSWNEFSHFVVSRQSPELNTLTTGVASLVSGQLGTGNQYPLQLAAAVLMSIPVAVLFFVFQKRIMNTTEGAEKG
- a CDS encoding oligoribonuclease, with protein sequence MSNDIRELSEGESYLAFFQGGPFDGQTETRVSTAGGYEKEVDVYAAVDGQETHLVYTSVTAKEVGESVHVTYTLDTPDSDPIEDPEDRGGGFQ